One region of Culex pipiens pallens isolate TS chromosome 2, TS_CPP_V2, whole genome shotgun sequence genomic DNA includes:
- the LOC120429589 gene encoding probable small nuclear ribonucleoprotein E, whose product MSFKGSKVQKVMVQPINLIFRYLQNRSRVQVWLYENTHLRIEGHIVGFDEYMNLVLDEAEEYNIKKQNRRTLGRIMLKGDNITLIQNVQAN is encoded by the exons ATGTCGTTCAAGGGCTCCAAGGTGCAGAAGGTGATGGTCCAACCCATCAACCTGATCTTCCGCTACCTGCAGAACCGGTCCCGCGTGCAGGTTTGGCTGTACGAGAACACCCACCTCCGGATAGAGGGACACATCG tcggATTCGACGAGTACATGAACCTGGTGCTGGACGAAGCCGAGGAGTACAACATCAAGAAGCAGAACCGGCGCACCCTCGGCCGGATCATGCTCAAGGGGGACAACATTACGCTCATCCAGAACGTTCAGGCGAATTGA